One Cryptosporidium parvum Iowa II chromosome 5, whole genome shotgun sequence DNA segment encodes these proteins:
- a CDS encoding Swi/SNf2 RAD26 (transcripts identified by EST) yields MDESIVYIKKEADQSPTNGNNSTELGNFEEEEGGYEKEQEKEDEGIQDDGIVSFYENQNILDTYFDNSEAQELRDLGVSLVDANEVSNNIFEQMKSHFNTSNKPSKRKRASKRLGSSFLDKDTLSGLEEETSISKLTKTELGNGNISSNQGESIHTSANDLGNDSRPESRLESISESRPESELEPVSEHVIEMDTFVDECLEVKDDLDLERYKSRVLKSRNRINQINESLEGSNTNSDSTYHTNCERDSLKIIKISRESENSQLFIWDKIWNALYPHQKEGVLWMWGLYCNNHGGILADEMGLGKSITVTSFIAALFITFKRNQEAFLDDEANFIKSQLKSELNPNSEIVSRSNFSSMNMVPNIKIETEFIKKLPDESLSSLNTSSTVEYEESSFDTNNCKMVLLVLPATLISHWIEVFNKWYYPIRIILFHGKGESERRTMFDQLREVEKVSTELLVITTYETLRRNLQTLRQISWFYVILDEGHKIRNPDSGITLAVKSLGTCNRLLLSGSPIQNDLKELWSLIDFVYPGKLGTLPVFEQQFVLPIKQAELRNAAKVQTMRALNCTRILQELIKACILRRRKHELQDILKLPSQAEHVLFCNLTPVQYDVYCNCLDLLQAKQLVKNKMYGISKYFALLNILREACNHPELLKLVRRQNKNGEIDSDFDFYEDQEDENGLNTELSWNRTLRNRRSDDNSDENSLYLRNINVNGRDSGKYQALMSILKLWRDKKEHRVLIFTQGVRTLKLLSALLEKDLGLIPNKDVLTLDGSTPLSTRFSLVKRFNQNQSIFLFILTSRVGGVGLNITGANRVILYDPWWNPMTDVQAKERCWRIGQKKEVIVYRLITRDTIEEKIFQRQLFKEFIAKQILKDPKSQSSLNWTNFNELVKKPRKPKNYVSDPKLVSNYIRNIKNIWGGKTRQRKDGNTHSSYFDDFDMYDKGGYDDFDNRRSKNSGKKEVINDELNLFGEITFDAKSEHNAIMSILGDNNDDNLVSNSIGSSNNSSCSANSHTERSTHLYSGYLSDDLAEATNEIIKTSVELIKQSEIERSNYDYSVPTWTGKSGQAGAPSSFILRNLKRQRVIQGGGGFNSLEGSEDGNRYNTGGWDEETIRRRLTEYFMKRERLGIRTSTDDLLSSFGELIPDSNHGLFRKILKQICTLNKSNNVTSKENYWVLKKRG; encoded by the coding sequence atggATGAATCTATAGTTTATATTAAGAAAGAGGCTGATCAGAGCCCGAcaaatggaaataattcaaCAGAATTGGgtaattttgaagaagaggaaggAGGATATGAGAAAGAACAGGAAAAGGAAGATGAGGGGATCCAAGATGACGGAATTGTCTCATTCTATGAAaaccaaaatattttagataCTTACTTTGATAACTCAGAGGCTCAGGAACTCAGAGATCTTGGAGTTTCTTTGGTAGATGCGAACGAAGTAAGtaacaatatttttgaacAAATGAAATCCCATTTTAATACATCAAATAAGCCATCAAAGAGGAAAAGAGCTTCCAAAAGGCTTGGAAGCTCTTTCCTAGATAAAGATACTTTATCTGGACTTGAAGAAGAAACTTCTATATCCAAACTTACTAAAACTGAATTAGGTAACGGGAATATTTCAAGCAATCAAGGTGAATCAATTCATACATCTGCAAATGATCTTGGAAACGACTCTAGGCCTGAATCTAGACTTGAATCTATCTCAGAATCTAGACCTGAATCTGAACTTGAACCTGTTTCTGAACATGTTATTGAAATGGATACCTTTGTAGATGAATGTCTCGAAGTAAAAGATGACTTAGACTTAGAAAGATACAAATCTAGAGTTTTGAAAAGCAGAAACAGAATTAACcaaattaatgaaagtCTTGAAGGTAGTAATACCAATAGTGATAGCACTTATCATACAAATTGTGAAAGAGATAGTTTAAAGATCATTAAGATTTCAAGAGAGTCAGAAAATAGTCAGCTATTCATTTGGGACAAAATCTGGAATGCCTTATATCCACATCAGAAAGAGGGAGTACTTTGGATGTGGGGATTATATTGCAATAACCATGGAGGAATACTTGCAGATGAAATGGGATTAGGAAAGTCTATTACTGTGACTTCATTTATTGCAGCATTATTTATCACATTTAAACGTAACCAAGAAGCTTTTCTAGATGATGAAGCaaactttattaaatctcAATTAAAATCAGAATTAAATCCAAATTCAGAAATAGTTTCTAGATCAAATTTTTCTAGTATGAATATGGTACcgaatattaaaattgagacagaatttattaaaaagttaCCAGATGAATCTTTATCATCCTTAAATACATCAAGTACTGTTGAATACGAAGAATCCAGTTTTGATACAAATAACTGTAAAATGGTACTTTTGGTACTTCCTGCTACATTAATTTCTCATTGGATTGaagtatttaataaatggtACTATCCaataagaattattttgtttcatGGAAAAGGTGAAAGTGAAAGAAGAACAATGTTTGATCAACTTAGAGAGGTGGAGAAAGTAAGTACTGAGCTTTTGGTTATTACAACTTATGAAACTTTAAGACGTAATTTACAAACTTTGAGACAAATTAGTTGGTTTTATGTAATTTTAGATGAAGGACATAAAATTAGAAATCCTGATTCTGGAATTACTTTAGCAGTAAAATCATTAGGTACTTGTAATAGGCTTTTATTATCTGGATCACCAATacaaaatgatttaaaggAGTTATGGAGCCTTATTGATTTTGTTTATCCAGGAAAACTTGGGACATTACCTGTTTTTGAACAACAATTTGTACTTCCTATTAAACAAGCAGAATTGAGGAATGCTGCAAAAGTTCAAACTATGAGAGCTTTAAATTGCACTCGAATTCTACAAGAACTTATTAAAGCATGCATATTAAGAAGGAGAAAACATGAACTACAagatatattaaagttaCCATCTCAAGCAGAACATGTATTGTTTTGTAATTTAACTCCTGTACAATATGATGTTTATTGTAATTGTTTGGATCTTCTACAAGCTAAACAATTAGTTAAGAACAAGATGTATGGGATTTCAAAGTATTTTgctttattaaatattttaagaGAAGCATGTAATCATCCAGAACTATTAAAATTAGTTAGAAGACAAAACAAAAATGGAGAAATTGATTcagattttgatttttatgAAGATCAAGAAGACGAAAATGGCTTAAATACTGAATTAAGTTGGAATAGAACTTTAAGAAATAGAAGATCTGATGATAATTCAGATGAGAATAGTTTatatttaagaaatattaatgttaaTGGAAGAGATAGTGGAAAATATCAGGCATTAATGTCAATATTGAAACTTTGGAGAGATAAGAAAGAACACAGGGTACTTATTTTTACTCAAGGAGTAAGAACTTTAAAGCTTCTTTCTGCTCTTTTAGAGAAAGATCTTGGGTTGATACCAAATAAAGATGTTTTAACTTTAGATGGCTCGACTCCTTTAAGTACAAGATTTTCATTAGtaaaaagatttaatcaaaatcaatctattttcttatttattttaacaTCTAGAGTTGGAGGAGTTGGTTTAAATATTACTGGAGCAAATAGAGTAATTTTATATGATCCTTGGTGGAACCCTATGACAGATGTTCAAGCTAAAGAAAGATGTTGGAGAATAGGACAAAAGAAAGAAGTAATAGTTTATAGACTAATCACTAGAGACACAATAGAAGAGAAGATTTTCCAAAGACAACTTTTTAAAGAGTTTATTGCAAAACAAATACTTAAAGATCCAAAAAGCCAATCAAGCTTAAATTGGACAAATTTTAACGAGTTAGTTAAGAAACCCAGAAAACCAAAGAACTACGTTTCTGATCCAAAGTTAGTTTCTAATTACataagaaatattaaaaatatttgggGAGGAAAAACAAGACAAAGAAAAGACGGAAATACACACTCTAGCTATTTTGATGACTTTGATATGTACGATAAGGGAGGATATGATGATTTTGACAATCGTAGATCAAAAAATTCAGGCAAGAAAGAAGTAATAAATGATGAACTAAATCTTTTTGGAGAGATAACTTTTGATGCTAAATCTGAGCATAACGCTATAATGAGTATTTTAGGTGACAATAATGACGATAACTTGGTTTCTAATAGTATTGGTAGTTCAAACAATAGTAGTTGCTCGGCAAATTCTCATACTGAAAGAAGCACACACTTGTACAGTGGTTATTTAAGTGATGATCTGGCAGAAGCCacaaatgaaattattaaaacttCGGTTGAGTTGATAAAACAAtcagaaattgaaagaaGCAATTATGATTATAGTGTTCCCACATGGACCGGTAAATCCGGTCAGGCGGGCGCGCCAAGTTCCTTTATTTTGCGTAATTTGAAGCGCCAACGAGTTATACAGGGAGGAGGCGGGTTCAATTCCTTGGAAGGTAGTGAGGATGGTAATAGATATAATACAGGTGGATGGGACGAGGAGACGATAAGAAGAAGGTTGACGGAGTATTTTATGAAGAGGGAGAGATTGGGGATAAGGACAAGTACAGATGATTTATTGAGTAGTTTTGGGGAGTTAATACCTGATTCAAATCATGGCTTATTTAGGAAGATCTTAAAACAGATTTGCACATTAAATAAGTCAAATAACGTGACTAGTAAGGAGAACTATTGGGTTTTGAAGAAGAGGGGATAA
- a CDS encoding frataxin like protein, producing the protein MNSIKLLNLKVVQNLSKFNTQYKVFNFRKSISTLKFLCDRNSKFVPPLAHNLLKLKKNRIYTNSSDISQFSSKTEGLFFEIEKKLSDLLDNGLLSDIDLHDEFMNISFNLNGEKNTIVISKQPATNQIWYSSPLRKPDYFEFNSDWRSNRTNKTLFEVLNDDLYKATGIHVNL; encoded by the coding sequence atgaattcaataaaattattaaacttGAAGGTAGTTCAAAATTTAAGTAAATTCAACACCCAATACaaagtttttaatttcagaaaatcTATTAGCACATTAAAATTCTTATGTGATAGGAATTCTAAGTTTGTTCCTCCATTAGCACataatttattgaaattaaaaaagaatagaaTTTATACAAATTCCTCGGACATCTCTCAATTCAGCTCAAAAACTGAAGggttattttttgaaattgaaaaaaaattgagcGATCTTCTTGATAATGGTTTGCTTTCCGATATTGACCTTCATGATGAATTTATgaatatttctttcaatCTTAATGGAGAAAAAAACACCATTGTCATTTCAAAACAGCCTGCAACTAATCAAATTTGGTACTCATCTCCTTTGAGAAAGCCAGATTACTTTGAATTCAACTCTGATTGGAGGTCAAATCGAACAAATAAAACTCTTTTTGAAGTTTTAAATGATGACTTATATAAGGCTACTGGAATACATGTcaatttataa
- a CDS encoding conserved methylase, whose protein sequence is MESDSTYKSKLINKNYWEEFYENELDSYNDVGYRGEEWFEDYIDAIVDWVMETGCEVQSGRVLDIGCGNGLFLIDLIRNINFSSAVGIDYIPSAIELAKKIVQEEELSDKISLYPVDLVSGKDVSKNNDNEQILELGKFEVVVDKGTYDIFVMKDEKHIYKDSVSRYLKNGSILFISSCNSTPEELCSVFDDQTNFEKLSELPHKSYSYNGIEGQVLASVAFKYIKN, encoded by the coding sequence ATGGAATCAGATAGTACTTACAAGTCtaaattgataaataagAACTATTGGGAGGAGTTCTATGAAAATGAACTTGACTCTTATAATGATGTTGGCTATAGGGGTGAGGAGTGGTTTGAAGACTATATTGATGCAATAGTAGATTGGGTTATGGAAACAGGATGTGAGGTACAATCTGGGCGAGTTTTAGATATTGGATGCGGAAATGGACTATTTTTGATTGATTTAATAcgtaatattaattttagcAGTGCTGTTGGAATAGATTATATACCATCAGCTATAGAActtgcaaaaaaaattgttcaAGAAGAAGAACTTTCCGACAAGATCTCATTATATCCTGTAGATTTGGTATCAGGAAAGGAtgtttcaaaaaataatgataacGAACAGATTTTAGAATTGGGGAAATTTGAAGTTGTTGTTGATAAAGGTACTTATGATATTTTTGTAATGAAGGATGAAAAACATATCTACAAAGACAGCGTCTCAAGATATCTAAAGAATGGAAGTATCTTATTCATTTCATCATGTAATTCAACTCCTGAAGAATTATGCAGTGTATTTGATGATcaaacaaattttgaaaaacttTCTGAATTGCCACACAAATCTTATAGTTATAATGGAATTGAAGGACAAGTTCTAGCTTCTGTAgcattcaaatatattaagaaTTAG